In Tsukamurella tyrosinosolvens, the genomic window GTGTAGGTGTCGCCGCCGCGGTCGATGTCGACGCGGCTGACGGAGAAGCGCGGGTTCGAGGCGGTCGCGATGACCGTCATCAGGTAGCGGTCCTCGGCGGGCGTGACCTCGCTCTTCTGCCACGGCCGGCCGGTGGGGACGAAGATCACCTCGTCGAGGTCGAACCGGTCCGCCACCTCGCTGGCGGCCACGAGGTGGCCGTGGTGGATCGGGTCGAAGGTCCCACCCATGACGCCGACGCGACGGCGACCCTGATCGCTGCCGCGATGGTGCCCGGCGGTACTGGACTCACGCATAACGGACCATCCTATGCACCCCGCCGCCGGGTCAGACCGGCAGCAGGCGCCCGATGACCTCGGCCAGCTGCCCCGCGGTGCGGCACTCGTACATGTCGATGAGCCGCCCGTACTTGTCCGCGACCGAATCGCCCGTCCCCCACGACGCCCTGCGCTCGGGGTTGAGCCAGAACGCGTGCCGCGCCTTGTCGACGAGCTCGTCGAGCTCCGCGAGCGCGGGATCGGTGTGGTTGGACCGGGCGTCGCCGAGGATGAGCAGCGTGCCGCGGTGCGTGACCGCGTCGGGGAAGTCGCGGACGAACGTGCGCAGCACGTTCCCGTAGTCGGAGCCGCCGAACCGCGCGACGTTGGTCTCCCGGATCACCCGGTCGAACATGTCCACGACGGTGTCGACGGTGAGCGTCCGCGACGGGTCGATGTAGTCGGTGATCTCGTCCACCGAGTCGACGAAGCCGAACACCCGGATCTTGGAGAACTCCGCGCTGAGCGCGTGCGTGAGCAGCAGCGTGAAGTTGGAGAAGCCCGCGACGGAGCCGGAGAGGTCGCACAGCAGCACGAGCTCGGGCTTGGTCGGCCGGGGTCGACGGTGCGCCAGATCGATCGGCACGCCGCCCGTCGACATCGACTTGCGCAGCGTGCGGCGCAGGTCGATGGGGCCGCGGCGGGCGCGGCGGCGCCGCACCAGCAGGCGCGTGGAGAGCTGCCGGGCCAGCGGCCGGACGGTCTGCTCCATGCGGTGCAGCTCGGTGCGGGTGGCGGCGAAGAAGGCGACGTTCTCCGGCAGCTGCGGCGCGGCGTACTGCGCGACGGCCTCGGGCCCCCGTCGGGCCGCCATGGCGACGGAGGTGAGCTCGGTGACCCGCTCAGTGAGCCCGGCGACGCGCGAGCGCGCGACCCGCCGGGCGGACTCGTACTCGAAGCTGCCGGGCGCGGCGCCCTCCTCGCCCGCTGCCGCGAGCAAGCCGTTGGCGATGGCGGCGATGAGCGTCTGCGGGTTGAGCGCCTTGAGCGCCTGGTACGACGAGAAGGCGGTGCCCGTGGCGGAGTTGTACTCGCCCAGCTGCTCGACGATCTGGCTGGCGATCCCGTCGTGGTCGCCGCCTGCCACGAGCGCGGCGACGGCCTCCTGCCGCAGCGCCTCGCGGACCGCGTCCGGATCGGGCGGGGTGTCGGCGGCCGGCATCTTCAACGGGTCGACCTGGTCGGGCGCCTCCCCGGGCGCACCGGAGCAGCCCTCCCCGCCGGAACCGGAGGCACCGTCGGGCCCTGTCCCCGCGGCACCGAAGCCGCCGCGGACCGGGAAGTACAGGTCGAAGATGACGTCGAAGGTCTTGCGGTGCATCTGCTCGCGCAGCAGCACCGCGGCGAGGCCCTCGCGGAGCTGGCCGCGGTCGGTGAGGTCGAGCACTGTCAGCACCTCGGCGGCGGTGATCGCCTCGCCCGGGCCGATGGCCATGCCGCGCTCGCGGAGCGTCCGCACGAAGGCGTGCAGGTGCGTATCCAGAGGCGTGCCGGCGCCCGGATCCCGCACGGTGGTCATGACAGGCCCAGCGCCGCGGCGGCGGTCTCGATGTCGACCTGGTGCTTGAGCACCACGCCGAGCGTCGAGCGGAGCGCGCCCTTGTCGATGGAGCCGCTGGCGCTGCCGGTGATGCCGAGCGCGAGGAGGGTGCGGCACCAGTCGAGCGTCTCCGAGACGGAGGGCTTCTTCTTCAGGTCCAGGCCGCGCAGCGTCGAGATGACGCGCAACAGCTGCTGCGCGACCTCGGTCGGCAGGTCGGGGACGCGGCTGCGGATGATCGACAGCTCCAGCTCGGCGTCCGGGAAGTCGATGTGCAGGTAGAGGCAGCGGCGCTTGAGCGCCTCCGACAGCTCGCGGGTGGCGTTCGAGGTGAGGAAGACCAGCGGCTTGCGCTCGGCGACGATCGTCCCGAGCTCGGGCACCGTCACCGCGTAGTCCGAGAGGACCTCCAGCAGCAGGCCCTCGAACTCGAGGTCGGCCTTGTCGGCCTCGTCGATGAGCAGGACCGACGGTCCGCCGTCCCGCACGGCCTGCAGGAGGGGCCGCGGGAGGAGGAACTCCTCGGAGAAGACGTCCTGCTTGGTGTCGTCCCAGTCGCCGTCGTTGCCCGAGGACTGGATGCGCAGGATCTGCTTGGCGTGGTTCCACTCGTACAGGGCGCGCGCCTCGTCGATGCCCTCGTAGCACTGCAGGCGGACGAAGCGGGCGGCGCGGGCCTGGGAGCAGGCGCGGGCCAGCTCGGTCTTGCCGACGCCGGCCGGGCCCTCCACGAGGAGCGGCTTGCCCAGCTTGTCGGCGAGGAACACGGCCGTGGCGGTGGCGATCGACGGGATGTAGCCGGTCTCGCGCAGCGCCGCGGCGACGTCGTCGACGCTGGTGAACAGGGCCGTGGGCGCGGGGGTCGTGATGTCGGTGCTCAGCGTGCAGCCTTCCGTTTGAGGACCTCCTTCGAGAAGCCCTTCGACGCGATCTCTGCACTCATCTTCACACCCTTGCGCACGACGAAGCCGGGCAGCGTGATCTTGAGGTCGATGTTCATCTCGCACAACACGTGCACCTTGTCGTCCCCGATGGGCGTGAGCTGGTAGTACCCGCCCTGGGACCGCACCGCCATGCCCTCGCCCTCGGACTGCCACGCGACCCTGGTCTCGGGCGTGAACTCGTACCGGAAGCGCATGGTGTCGCTGATGCCGACGATGCCGGCCTCGACCTCGACGACGCGCGGATCGCCCGCCGCATCGCGCTCGGCGACGGTCACCCGCTTGTGCGAGGACGACCACGCGGGGAGGGATTCGACGTCCAGCAGCGTCGCGTACGCGAGCGCGGCGGGGGCGTCGATCTCGAACTCGACCTTCTCGGTGATTGCCATCGCAACAATCTAGCGGTGTCGCCGGGCCCCGCCGAAGGGAGCCCGGCGGCGGACCGTCAGGCCGCGGCCTTGCGCTTCATGACCTCTTTGGTGAGGCCGTTCTTGATGATGTCCATGGCGAGCTTGATGCCCTTCTTCACGACGAAGCCGGGCGCCTTGACCTTGGGGTCGAGGTACATCGTGACCTTGACGTGGGTCTGGTCGTCGCCCTTGGGCGAGAGCTCGTAGATGCCGCCCTGGCTGCGCACGGCGGTGCCCTCGTTGCGGGTGTCCCACTTGCAGCTGACGTCGGTGAAGACGTAGTCGAAGGTCAGGTTGTCGCTGAACATCATGAGGCCGACCGAGGCGTCGACCACGCTGGGGCGGCCGTTCGCGTCGCGCTCGACGACCTTGACGTTGCTGTGCGCCGACGACCAGTCCGGCAGGGCCTCGACGTCGGCGAGCGTGTCGAGGACCAGCGTGACCGGGGCGTCGATGTCGAATTCGAGGGACTCGTTGATTGCCATGGCGACAACCTACCGGGCCGCGCGCCGGGTGTAAGCGGGGTCGGGATTACCGGGGCCGGACGTGCCCGTCGCCCCACGCGATCCACTTGGTGGACGTCAGCTCGGGCAGGCCCATCGGGCCGCGGGCGTGCAGTTTCTGCGTCGAGATACCGATCTCCGCACCGAAGCCGAATTGTTCCCCGTCGGTGAAGGTGGTGGAGGCGTTGACCATCACCGCGGCCGCGTCGACGCGGGTGGTGAAGGCGCGGGCGGCGGCGAGGTCGCCGGTGACGATGGCCTCGGTGTGCCCGGTGCCGTAGTGGTCGATGTGTTCGATCGCCTGATCCAGCCCGTCGACGATCTTCACCGCGACGTCGAGGCTGAGGTACTCGTCGGCCCAGTCCGTCTCGGTGGCCGGCACCATGCCGGTCTCGTCGCCGTGCACGATCACGCCCTCGGCCTGGAAGGTGCCGAGCAGGCGGGGCAGGAAGGTATCGGCGAGTGCGCGGTCCACGAGCACGGTCTCGACGGTGTTGCACACGCTGGGCCGGCGGGTCTTGGCGTTGAGCACGATCTGCTCGGCCATGTCGAGGTCGGCCGCGGGGTGGACGTAGATGTGGCAGTTGCCCGTGCCGGTCTCGATGGTGGGCACGGTCGCGTCGCGCACGACGGCCGCGATGAGCCCGGCACCTCCGCGCGGGATGACCACGTCGACGAGGCCCCGGGCGCGGATCAGCGCGGTGACGCTGGCGCGGGAGTCGGCGGAGAGGAGCGCGACCGCGTCGGGCGTGATGCCGCTCGCCTCGAGGGACTCGCGCAGCACGGCGACCAGGGCGGCGTTCGACGAGGCGGCCGAGCTGGAGCCGCGCAGCAGCACCGCGTTGCCCGACTTGAGCGTGAGCCCGAAGGCGTCGACGGTGACGTTCGGGCGCGCCTCGTAGACGATGCCGACCACGCCGAGCGGCACGGCGACCTGGCGCAGCTCGAGGCCGTTGGGCAGGGTCGAGCCGCGCAGCACGGTCCCGACGGGGTCCGGCAGCCCGGCGACCTGTCGCAGGCCGGAGGCGATGCCGTCGACCCGGGCTTCGTTGAGCGCGAGCCGGTCGATGAGCGACTCCTCGGTGCCGGCGGCGCGGGCCCGCTCCACGTCCTCGGCGTTCGCGGCGAGGATGCGGTCCTTGTTCGCCAGCAGCGCGTCGGCGGCGGCGTGCAGCGCGGCGTTCTTCTGCTCGGTGGTCAGCGTGATCAGCTGCTTCGAGGCGGCGCGGGCGGCGCGGGCCGCTTCCTCGACCGCGGCGGTCGCGGTCTGCAGTTCGGCGTCCTGGGCGGTGGGCGTGCTCATGGTCCGAGAATACGTGGCGGGCCTGACTTGTCGGTCCGCGGTGTTAGGTTGCCGACGTGTCCCGCCGGAGAACCGCCCGCAGCCTGTCCCGGCGGTCGTGGCTGGCGCTCGTCCTCGTCACGGCCACGGCCGTCTTCGTCGCGATCGGGGCGTACCGGGACCGGTCCGGGGCCGAGCCCACCACCGGCGCGGCGGCACCCTCGGCCACGATGCCCGACGGTGCGCCCCTCGCCGGGGTCCGGATCGTCGCCGCCCGCGAACGGGCGCCGCAGCCCTACCGGCGCGCGGCCTTCGGGAAGGCGTGGACCGACGACCAATCGGCGCCGCTCGGCCACAACGGCTGCGACACCCGCAACGACGTGCTGGACCGCGACCTGAAGGACAAGACCTACGTGCGCACCTCTGCGTGCCCCCGCGCGGTGGCGACGGGCGTCCTGGCCGACCCGTACGGCGGCGCGACGATCCGCTTCGAGCGGGGCGCGAAGACCTCCGCCAAGGTGCAGATCGACCACGTCGTCGCGCTGGCCTACGCCTGGGACATGGGCGCCTGGTCGTGGGACGACGCGAAGCGCGCGGCGTTCGCCAACGATCCGCGGAATCTCGTCGCGGTGGACGGGCCGGCGAACGAGAACAAGCGCGACTCGCCGCCGGGCCGCTGGATGCCGTCGAACGAGCGCTTCCACTGCCAGTACGTCCGGCAGTTCGCCTTCGTCGCCCGCGAGTACGGCCTGTCCGTGGACCGCTCCTCCGCCGCCGTCGTCGACGAGGCCGCGACGACCTGCTCCTGAACCGCTCCCGAGAGGACCCCGCCGTGCCACCGGAACCGCACCGCCGCTCGTCATCCGCGCACCGGATCGGAGCGCTGACCGCCGCCGCTGGCGCCGGTCTGCTCTCCGCCGCGGCGGTCCGCGCGCTCCCACCCCGGCCCGGCGCCGTCGTCGCCGCCGCGGGCTTGGTCGTGGCCGCGGTGATCTACCCGGCGAGTCGGCGCGGCCGCTCCCGCAGGGACCAGCGGGAGTCCGCCGTCGTCGCGGCGAGCGCCGTGGTGATCGCGGCCGCCGCAGCCCTCTCCGCGCGGAAGGCGCATGTCGCGGTCGCCCTCGCGTGGCTGTCCCACGCCGCGTTCGACGCGGTCTACCACCACGAACCCGCCGATACCGCACTGCCCGACTGGTACCCCGCCCTATGCGCCGGTTACGACGTCGGGCTGGGCGGCGCGCTGCTCCTCGCGCGCGGCGCCTGAGCGCCCCTCCCGAATGACCTGGATCGCCCGAAGAGCTACCCGACAGCAAACAAGCAGTGCTGCTTGTTTTTTTCCGCTCCGGCTGACAGAGTGTGGGCGTGCCCACTTCAGCCCCCGTGTTCGACGCGCTCGAGTCCACCTCGGCCGCCGTCGCCGCCATCGCGGATTCGCTCCCCGACTGGTCGATCTCCACGCCCGCCGAGGGCTGGACCGTCGCCCACCAGGTCGCCCATCTGGCCTGGACCGACGAGGTCTCCCTCGTCTCCGCCACCGACCCCGACGGCTTCGCCGCGATCCTGACGGACGCGATGCAGGACCCGATGGGCTTCGTCGACGCGGGCGCCGCCGAGCTGGCCGCGGACCCGGACCTGCGCGCCCGCTGGGACCGCGCCCGCGCCGCCCTCGCCGTCGCGCTCCGCGAGGCCGATCCCGGCACACCGCTCCCCTGGTTCGGCCCGCCCATGCGGCCCGCCACCATGGCCAACGCGCGCCTCATGGAGACCTGGGCGCACGGTCTCGACATCGCCGACGCTGCCGGCATCGAGCTAGACGCCCCCGAGGCGCTGCCCCACGTCGCGAAGATCGCCTACAAGACCCGCGACTTCGCGTACACCGTCAACGGCGAGACCCCGCCCGCCGAGCCCTTCGACGTGTTCCTCGTCGCCGCCGACGGCGCCGAGATCACCTTCGGCCCCGGCGAGGCCGCGCAGCGGGTGACCGGCTCGCTCGAGGACTTCTGCCGCCTCGCGACCCAGCGCGTCAACCTCGTCGACACCGATCTCGTCGCCACGGGCGAGGACGCCGCCCACTGGCTCACCATCGCGCAGTGCTTCGCCGGGGCCCCCGGCACGGGCCGCGCCCCGCAGGAGGAACGTCCATGACCCGCACCGTCAGCATCGCCAATGTCTCCGGCTTCTACGGCGACCGCGCCGCGGCGATCGGCGAGATGCTCGCCGGCCCGCGCGTCGACTACATCACCGGCGACTACCTCGCCGAGCTCACGATGCTCATCCTCGGCCGCGACCGACTCAAGGACGCGGACCTGGGCTACGCCAAGACCTTCCTGCGCCACCTCACCCCGCACCTCGGCCTGCTCGCCGAGCGCGGCACCAAGGTCGTCGTCAATGCCGGCGGCCTCAACCCGGGCGGGCTCGCCGCCGCGGTCGAGAAGGCCATCGAGAACGCAGACGAGTCCGCCCGTCATCTCACGGTCGGCTGGGTCGACGGTGACGACCTCCTCGCCCGGTCCGCCGAGCTCGGCGTTCCCAACGCGGTGACCGCCAACGCCTACCTCGGTGCCTTCGGCATCGCCGACTGCCTCGCCGCGGGCGCCGACATCGTCATCACGGGCCGGGTCACCGACGCCTCCGTGATCCTGGGGCCCGCCATCGCCGAGTTCGGCTGGCAGCGCACCGACTTCGACGCCCTCGCCGGCGCCGTCGCCGCGGGCCACATCATCGAGTGCGGCACGCAGGCCACGGGCGGCAACTACGCCTTCTTCGACCGTCACCCCATCGAGCAGCTGCTGCACCCCGGCTTCCCCATCGCCGAGATCGCCGCCGACGGCTCCTTCGCCATCACCAAGCAGCCCGGCACGGGCGGCGTCGTGGAGGTGGGCACCGTCACCGCGCAGCTGCTCTACGAGGTCACCGGGCAGCGGTACGCGAACCCCGACGTCACCCTGCGGCTCGATTCCATGACCCTCGCGCAGGACGGCCCGGACCGGGTCACCGTGAGCGGAATCCGCGGCGAGGCACCGTCGACCACGACCAAGGTCGCGACCACCACGCTGGGCGGCTTCCGCAACGAGATCGCCTTCCTGCTCACGGGCATCGACGTCGAGCGCAAGGCCGCGCTGCTCGAGGCGCAGCTCCGCGACGCACTGGAGCGCAGCGGCGGCGCACCGTCGGACCTGCAGTTCCGCCTCGCCCGCACCGACCACCCCGATGCCCCCACCGAGGCGGCCGCGTCGGCGACCCTGACCGCCGTGGCGTGGGACGCCGACCCGAACCGCGTCGGCCGCGCCTTCAGCTCCGCCGCCGTGGAACTCGCGCTCGCCACCTACCCCGGCGCCTCCCCCATGGCCCCGCCGTCGAGCGGCGGGCCGTACGGCGTGTACCAGGCGGTGTACGTGCCCAACGGCGACGTCCCGCACCGGGCCCACCGGCCCGACGGCACCGTCGTCGAGATCGCCCCGCCCGAGGTCGTCCAAGAGCTCGCCGCCGACCCCTCCCAGCCCGGCGGCGACGCCGCGCTCCCGGCGGGCCCGACGGTCCGCGTCCCGCTCGGCACCGTCTTCGGCGCGCGCAGCGGCGACAAGGGCGGTAGCGCCAACGTCGGCGTCTGGGCGGAGTCCGACGCGGCGTACGAATGGCTGCGCAGTAATCTGACCGAACAGGCTCTGCGCGAACTCCTTCCGGAGGCTGCGGACCTTCCGGTCCGCCGCTACGAGCTGCCCAACCTCAAGGCCCTCAACTTCGTCGTCGAGGACCTGCTGGGCAAGGGCGTCGCGCACGGCTACCGGTTCGACCCGCAGGCCAAGGGTGTCGGCGAGTGGCTCCGCGGCCGCTACATCGACCTGCCCGCGGGCCTGCTGCCCGCCGGCCACACCACGAAGGAGATCGCATGACCAGCCTGTGGGAGTCCGAGGAGCGACTCGCGCTGCGCAAGACGGTGACCGCGTTCACCGAGCGCGAGATCCTGCCGAACCTCGACGACTGGGAGGCCGGCGGCCTCCTGCCCCGCGAGCTGCACACGAAGGCCGGCGATCTGGGCCTGCTCGGCGTCTCGTTCCCCGAGTCGGTCGGCGGCGGCGGCGGGGACCCCCGCGACGCGCTCATCGTGTGCGAGGCGATGCACGAGGCAGGCGGCTCCGGCGGCCTGTTCGCGTCGCTGTTCACCTGCGGGATCTCGGTGCCGCACATCATCCTCGCGGGCACCGACGAGCAGAAGCAGAGGTGGGTCGCGCCCGTCCTCGCCGGCGAGAAGATCAGCTCGCTCGCCATCACCGAGCCGAACGGCGGCTCCGACGTGGGTCACCTCAGGACCACGGCGCGCAAGGACGGCGACCACTACATCGTCAACGGCGCCAAGACCTTCATCACCTCCGGCATCCGCGCCGACTGGGTGGTCACCGCCGTCCGCACCGGCGGCGAGGGCGCGAGCGGCATCAGCCTGCTGGTGATCCCCAAGGGCCTCGACGGTTTCGAGGTGAGCGCGCCGCTGAAGAAGATGGGCTGGCACGCCTCCGACACCGCGGAGCTCTCCTTCACCGACGTCCGCGTCCCCGCCGAGAACCTCATCGGCCCCGAGGGCAGCGGCTTCCTGCTCATCGGCGCCGCCTTCGTCACCGAGCGGCTCGCCCTCGCGGTGCAGGCCTACTCCCACGCGCAGCGCTGTCTCGACCTCACCCTCGGCTGGGTCCGCGAGCGCGAGACCTTCGGGCAGCCGCTGATCAAACGACAGGCCGTGCAGAACACGGTCACCGAGATGCGACGGAGGATCGAGGTGGCCCGCGTCTACAGCCGGCACGTCGCCGACCTGTACGCCGAGGCACTCGAATCCGGCGGCCCCGCCGCGGCCGCCGAGCTCGTGCCCCAGGCGTGCTTCGCGAAGAACACCGCCGTCGAGTGCGGCGAGTGGGTCGCGAACGAGGCCGTGCAACTGTTCGGCGGCCACGGTTACATGTCCGAGTACGAGGTCTCGCGGCACTACCGCGACGTCCGCATCCTCGGCATCGGCGGCGGCACCACCCAGATCCTCACCACGCTCGCGGCCAACCGCCTCGGCTACACGTGATCCCCCACCCAGGCACCCGCTCCGACACCGACGAAGGCAAAGGACTCCACTCATGACGGTGCTCCGCAGCACCCCGGCCCCCGACGCGGCCGCGTACCGCAAGACGATGCTCGACAAGCTGGCCGATCTCACGACCGAGTTCGACAAGGCCCTGGCCGGCGGCGGCGAGAAGTACGTGGAGCGGCACCGTAAGCGCGGGAAGCTCACGGCCCGCGAGCGCATCGACAGCGTGCTCGATCCGGCGTCCCCGTTCCTCGAGCTGATGCCGCTCGCCGCGTGGGGCAGCGACTTCCAGGTCGGCGCCTCCCTGGTCGGCGGCATCGGCGTGGTCGAGGGCGTCGAGGTGGTGGTCGTCGCCAACGACCCGACCGTGAAGGGCGGCACCTCCAACCCGTGGACGCTGCGCAAGTCGCTGCGCCTCAACGACATCGCGCGGGAGAACCGCCTGCCGGTGCTCTCGCTGGTCGAGTCCGGCGGCGCCGACCTCCCTACGCAGAAGGAGGTGTTCGTCCCCGGCGGCGCGATGTTCCGCAACCTCACGCAGCTGTCGAAGGCGGGCATCCCCACGATCTCCGTCGTGTACGGCAACTCCACCGCGGGCGGCGCGTACATCCCCGGCATGAGCGATCACGTCGTGATGATCAAGGAGCGCTCCAAGGTCTTCCTCGCCGGCCCGCCCCTGGTGAAGGCCGCGACGGGCGAGATCTCCGACGACGAGACGCTCGGCGGCGCCGAGATGCACTCGCGCACCTCCGGCCTCGGCGACTACCTGGCCAACGACGAGCTCGACGCGGCGCGGATCGCCCGCTCGATCGTCAAGCGGCTCAATTGGCGCAAGCAGGGCACGACACCGTCGAGCCTGGTCAAGCCCCCGCGCTACGACGCCGAGGGCCTGCTCGACATCGTCCCCGACGACCTGAAGATCCCCTTCGACCCACGGGAGATCATCGCGCACATCGTCGACGACTCCGACTACGACGAGTTCAAGCCGCTCTACGGCGGCTCACTCACCACCGGGTGGGCGAACCTGCACGGCTACCCGATCGGCATCCTCGCCAACGCCCGCGGCGTCCTCTTTTCCGAGGAGGCGCAGAAGGCGACGCAGTTCATCCAACTGGCGAACCGCTACGACACGCCGCTCCTGTTCATCCACAACACCACCGGCTACATGGTGGGCGCGGAGTACGAGCGCGGCGGCATGATCAAGCACGGCTCGATGATGATCAACGCCGTCTCCAACTCGGAGGTCCCGCACCTCTCGCTCATCGCGGGCGCCTCCTACGGCGCCGGCCACTACGGCATGGCGGGCCGCGCCTTCAACCCGCGGTTCCTGTTCTCCTGGCCCAGCGCGCGGTCGGCGGTCATGGGCGCCAAGCAGCTCGCCGACGTGGTCACCGAGGTGGCCGCGGCCTCCGCCGCCTCCCGCGGCCAGGCCATGGACCCCGCCTTCGTCGACGGCATGCGCACCGCCATCGAGACCCAGATCGACAAGGAGTCGCTGCCGGCCTTCATGTCCGGGATGCTCTACGACGACGGCATCATCGACCCCCGCGACACCCGCACGGCGCTCGGCATGGCGCTCTCCGCCATCCACAACGGCCCCGTCCACGGCACCGACGCCTTCGGCGTCTTCCGGATGTGAGGAACTCCATGACGACATTCGATTCCGTCCTCGTCGCCAACCGCGGCGAGATCGCCCGCCGCGTCATCGCCGCGGCCCACGCTCGCGGCCTGCGCGCGGTGGCCGTCTACTCCGACCCCGACGCGGACGCTCCGCACGTCGCCGAGGCCGACGAGGCCGTGCGCCTGCCCGGCGAGTCCCCGGCGGACACCTACCTGCAGGGCGAGAAGATCATCGCCGCGGCGAAGGCCACCGGCGCGCAGGCGATCCACCCCGGCTACGGCTTCCTCTCCGAGAACGCCGAGTTCGCGGCCGCGGTCCAGGCCGCGGGCATCGTCTGGATCGGCCCCTCCCCCGAGGCCATCACCGCGATGGGCTCCAAGGTCGCCGCCAAGGCCCGGCTCGCCGAGGCCGGCGTGCCCATGCTCACGAACCTCACCCCGGACCAGGTCTCCGACAGCGACTTCCCCGTCCTGGTGAAGGCCTCCGCCGGCGGCGGCGGCCGCGGCATGCGCGTGGTCCGCACCCGCGCCGAACTGCAGGAGAACCTGGACGCCGCCGAGCGCGAGGCGAAGTCTGCCTTCGGCGACGGCACCGTCTTCTGCGAGCGCTACCTCGAGCGCGGCCGCCACATCGAGGTCCAGGTGATGGCCGACTCCCAGGGCACCGTCTGGGCCGTGGGCGAGCGCGAGTGCTCGATCCAGCGCCGCCACCAGAAGGTCCTCGAGGAGGCGCCGTCGCCGCTCGTCGAACGGCACCCCGCGATGCGCACCGCCCTGTACGAGGCTGCGGCCAACGCCGCCAAGGCCATCGGGTACACCGGCGCCGGTACCGTCGAGTTCCTCGCCACCGACGCGGGCGAGTTCTTCTTCCTCGAGGTCAACACCCGCCTCCAGGTGGAGCACCCGGTCACCGAGGCCACCACCGGCCTCGACCTGGTCGGCCTGCAGTTCGACGTCGCCGCCGGCCTCCCGCTGCCGTCCGCCGAGCCGCCCGCCACCCGCGGCTGGGCCATCGAGGCCCGCCTCTACGCCGAGGACCCCGCCAACGATTGGCGGCCCGCGGCCGGCACCGTTCACCGCTTCGAGGTCCCGGGGGTCGTGAGCGAGTTCTCCGGGCCCGACCGCCCCGGCATCCGCCTCGACAGCGCCCTCGCGCCCGCGGGCAGCGTCGTCGAGGTCTTCTACGATCCGATGCTCGCCAAGGTGATCGGCTTCGCGCCGACCCGCGCGCAGGCCCTCGCGATCACGGAGGCCGCGCTGCGCAAGGCGGTCATCCACGGCATCACCACCAACCGCGACCTCCTGGTGCGGATCCTCGCCGACGCCGACTTCAAGGCCGGCGACTTCGCGACCGACTTCCTCACCGGCGACCGTCTGGAGCGCCTCGCCGCGCCCCTGCTCGACGAGGCCGAGCTGGCGGAGGCCGCGTCGGCGGCCGGCGCCGTGCTGGACCGGCGGGGCGCCGCCGCGAGCCCGCTGCCGCACGTCGCACCCGGCTGGCGCAACCTCGGCTCCCGCACCCTGGTGCCGGAGTTCCGCACCGCCGACGAGCGGGAGTTCCGCGCCGACGGAGGGCAGGTCGCAACCGTCGACGACGACGGCGTGCGCGCGCGTGTCGCGGTGGAGCGCGACGGGATCCGGCGCA contains:
- a CDS encoding SRPBCC family protein; the encoded protein is MAINESLEFDIDAPVTLVLDTLADVEALPDWSSAHSNVKVVERDANGRPSVVDASVGLMMFSDNLTFDYVFTDVSCKWDTRNEGTAVRSQGGIYELSPKGDDQTHVKVTMYLDPKVKAPGFVVKKGIKLAMDIIKNGLTKEVMKRKAAA
- a CDS encoding glutamate-5-semialdehyde dehydrogenase encodes the protein MSTPTAQDAELQTATAAVEEAARAARAASKQLITLTTEQKNAALHAAADALLANKDRILAANAEDVERARAAGTEESLIDRLALNEARVDGIASGLRQVAGLPDPVGTVLRGSTLPNGLELRQVAVPLGVVGIVYEARPNVTVDAFGLTLKSGNAVLLRGSSSAASSNAALVAVLRESLEASGITPDAVALLSADSRASVTALIRARGLVDVVIPRGGAGLIAAVVRDATVPTIETGTGNCHIYVHPAADLDMAEQIVLNAKTRRPSVCNTVETVLVDRALADTFLPRLLGTFQAEGVIVHGDETGMVPATETDWADEYLSLDVAVKIVDGLDQAIEHIDHYGTGHTEAIVTGDLAAARAFTTRVDAAAVMVNASTTFTDGEQFGFGAEIGISTQKLHARGPMGLPELTSTKWIAWGDGHVRPR
- a CDS encoding AAA family ATPase, whose product is MTTPAPTALFTSVDDVAAALRETGYIPSIATATAVFLADKLGKPLLVEGPAGVGKTELARACSQARAARFVRLQCYEGIDEARALYEWNHAKQILRIQSSGNDGDWDDTKQDVFSEEFLLPRPLLQAVRDGGPSVLLIDEADKADLEFEGLLLEVLSDYAVTVPELGTIVAERKPLVFLTSNATRELSEALKRRCLYLHIDFPDAELELSIIRSRVPDLPTEVAQQLLRVISTLRGLDLKKKPSVSETLDWCRTLLALGITGSASGSIDKGALRSTLGVVLKHQVDIETAAAALGLS
- a CDS encoding TIGR03084 family metal-binding protein; translation: MPTSAPVFDALESTSAAVAAIADSLPDWSISTPAEGWTVAHQVAHLAWTDEVSLVSATDPDGFAAILTDAMQDPMGFVDAGAAELAADPDLRARWDRARAALAVALREADPGTPLPWFGPPMRPATMANARLMETWAHGLDIADAAGIELDAPEALPHVAKIAYKTRDFAYTVNGETPPAEPFDVFLVAADGAEITFGPGEAAQRVTGSLEDFCRLATQRVNLVDTDLVATGEDAAHWLTIAQCFAGAPGTGRAPQEERP
- a CDS encoding SRPBCC family protein, with translation MAITEKVEFEIDAPAALAYATLLDVESLPAWSSSHKRVTVAERDAAGDPRVVEVEAGIVGISDTMRFRYEFTPETRVAWQSEGEGMAVRSQGGYYQLTPIGDDKVHVLCEMNIDLKITLPGFVVRKGVKMSAEIASKGFSKEVLKRKAAR
- a CDS encoding vWA domain-containing protein — encoded protein: MTTVRDPGAGTPLDTHLHAFVRTLRERGMAIGPGEAITAAEVLTVLDLTDRGQLREGLAAVLLREQMHRKTFDVIFDLYFPVRGGFGAAGTGPDGASGSGGEGCSGAPGEAPDQVDPLKMPAADTPPDPDAVREALRQEAVAALVAGGDHDGIASQIVEQLGEYNSATGTAFSSYQALKALNPQTLIAAIANGLLAAAGEEGAAPGSFEYESARRVARSRVAGLTERVTELTSVAMAARRGPEAVAQYAAPQLPENVAFFAATRTELHRMEQTVRPLARQLSTRLLVRRRRARRGPIDLRRTLRKSMSTGGVPIDLAHRRPRPTKPELVLLCDLSGSVAGFSNFTLLLTHALSAEFSKIRVFGFVDSVDEITDYIDPSRTLTVDTVVDMFDRVIRETNVARFGGSDYGNVLRTFVRDFPDAVTHRGTLLILGDARSNHTDPALAELDELVDKARHAFWLNPERRASWGTGDSVADKYGRLIDMYECRTAGQLAEVIGRLLPV
- a CDS encoding HNH endonuclease family protein, with translation MSRRSWLALVLVTATAVFVAIGAYRDRSGAEPTTGAAAPSATMPDGAPLAGVRIVAARERAPQPYRRAAFGKAWTDDQSAPLGHNGCDTRNDVLDRDLKDKTYVRTSACPRAVATGVLADPYGGATIRFERGAKTSAKVQIDHVVALAYAWDMGAWSWDDAKRAAFANDPRNLVAVDGPANENKRDSPPGRWMPSNERFHCQYVRQFAFVAREYGLSVDRSSAAVVDEAATTCS